One part of the Anopheles merus strain MAF chromosome 3L, AmerM5.1, whole genome shotgun sequence genome encodes these proteins:
- the LOC121598785 gene encoding uncharacterized protein LOC121598785: MFGNACVQSMQIQIRLPSFGLSRTTPHATSRGSTRFHTHVYNGTVTVETLAFLDEGSSLTLVEAALAEQLGLKGDPDPLELHWTSDVKRNEATSRRVSLQISAKGGERRYSIAAAHTINKLSLPPQNPNLKHLIRNLYYLQDIPLLTVDHPVPQVLIGLADVELLKPLETRSGQPGEPIAVRSALGWAIYGTINASNKERCQSAHYHNTHLIEDSHRSSSNKENNDQELNETMRQYFALEESAVCSFNKFLSEPEDVRRAKIILETTTTKCNGRYTTGLLWKSDDFRFPDSKPMAMARLRSLERKLEKDPDLKENVHNQIRLYVEKGFAHRAEESELNSVEQKRVWYLPLNVVGHPRKPDKKRLVWDAAAKVRGVSLNSELLKGPDLLVQLPTVLCKFRQRLVAFGGDIEKMFHQIRIREEDKHSQRFLFRFDPNHEPQTYIMDVATFGASCSPCSAQYIMHRNAEEHANIYPEAAAAIKQSTYMDDYFDSCDTLEEAINRAKQVRHIHAQAGFNMRNWVSNNNAVLEGLEESTSDRDLFINFGQEGKHPRVLGIIWDPVSDSFKFSANWHEELKPYIDGTKKPTKRIVLRIIMSLFDPLGLVAPVLIHGRMMMQDLWRDNLKWDDELNETQYNKFKRWTALLPSIHSLRIPRCYFGVNASNTHAPLQLHIFTDASELGYGCAAYFRKETPSGIRCALVMARSKVAPLQHLTIPKLELQAALLGARLKRMVCDSHDLEIKATYFHTDSEVVLSWIRTPTHELKQFVACRVGEILSLSDSKEWRHVPTKENPADCLTKWGKDTMIDPQGRWLNGPAFLYLNENNWPAQKPIEATNQERKTCYISVHSSPASPHRELVVDAFRISSWKVLVRTVANLWRFVSNCRRKAKGLPIQSLKATKRQIGSIKQKIAAEHTPLTSEEYQKAERFLLQNAQMDAFEKEVQVLAKSNSTHAPRTTQNETAPQVPRNSTLYGLTPFLDEFGILRIDGRTAKAHHIPFDTRYPIILPKTHYVTTLILREYHQRFGHANNETVVNEVRQRFYLKHLRSSVARIAKNCQRCKIKKTQPLQPRMAPLPEARLTPYVRPFCKVGVDYLGPIEVVNSRRKEKRYIAVFTCLVTRAVHLEVAHSLSTEACIMAIRRFVSRRGAPSEIFSDNGTNFVGANNELTKQLADINYSCAETFTGVQTRWIFNPPSALHMGGAWERMVRSVKEAMLALDDGRKLNDEILLTALADSESLINSRPLTYMPQSSSNAEALTPNHFLLGSSCGTKEQLRPNVDLAETLRSSYKRSTALADAMWDRWLKEYLPALNTRSKWHEDTRRLNVGDLVFIAEGPRKNWLRAKVEETIAGKDGRIRQVVVRTANGKSLKRPVVKIAVLDVECDCDTV, translated from the exons ATGTTTGGGAATGCATGCGTCCAATCTATGCAGATCCAGATACGTCTGCCAAGTTTCGGGTTGTCGAGAACGACACCACACGCTACTTCACGAGGGTCCACCAGATTCCACACCCACG TATACAACGGCACAGTAACCGTCGAAACCTTGGCGTTCCTGGATGAAGGATCGTCTCTCACACTGGTGGAAGCAGCGTTAGCGGAACAACTTGGGCTGAAAGGGGATCCGGATCCGCTAGAGCTTCATTGGACTTCCGACGTCAAAAGGAATGAAGCTACTTCTCGTCGCGTCAGTCTGCAGATCTCGGCAAAAGGGGGTGAGCGGCGCTATTCAATAGCGGCCGCTCACACTATCAACAAGCTAAGtcttccaccacaaaaccCAAATTTAAAACATCTGATAAGAAACCTTTACTACTTGCAGGACATTCCACTTCTCACCGTCGACCACCCCGTTCCACAAGTGCTCATCGGGTTAGCAGACGTAGAATTGCTAAAACCGCTGGAAACACGTTCGGGGCAGCCTGGAGAGCCGATCGCCGTTCGCAGTGCGCTAGGGTGGGCCATTTATGGAACGATAAATGCAAGTAATAAGGAGAGATGTCAAAGCGCTCATTATCACAACACCCATCTGATTGAGGATAGCCACCGATCCTCcagcaacaaagaaaacaatgatCAAGAACTGAACGAGACCATGCGGCAGTACTTTGCGTTAGAGGAAAGTGCTGTGTGTTCCTTTAACAAGTTCCTGTCAGAACCTGAAGATGTGCGTAGGGCAAAAATAATATTAGAAACCACTACAACTAAGTGCAATGGCCGTTACACTACGGGCTTGTTGTGGAAAAGCGATGATTTCCGTTTTCCAGACAGTAAACCGATGGCGATGGCAAGGCTTCGATCCCTCGAGAGAAAGTTAGAAAAGGACCCAGACCTGAAAGAAAACGTACATAATCAGATACGATTGTATGTTGAAAAGGGTTTCGCACATAGGGCAGAGGAGTCTGAGTTGAACTCGGTCGAACAAAAAAGGGTCTGGTACTTACCGCTCAATGTAGTTGGGCATCCCCGAAAACCAGATAAAAAGCGTTTAGTGTGGGATGCAGCAGCCAAAGTAAGAGGAGTATCGTTGAACTCGGAGCTGTTGAAAGGGCCCGACCTGTTAGTGCAGCTGCCCACCGTTCTTTGCAAATTCCGCCAACGCCTGGTGGCATTTGGGGGAGACATTGAGAAAATGTTCCACCAAATCCGTATAAGAGAAGAGGACAAGCACTCACAAAGATTCCTCTTTCGTTTCGATCCAAACCATGAACCACAAACCTACATCATGGATGTCGCAACATTTGGAGCTTCTTGTTCTCCATGCTCAGCCCAGTATATAATGCACCGAAATGCGGAAGAACATGCCAACATATATCCAGAAGCGGCAGCCGCTATCAAACAAAGCACATACATGGACGACTACTTCGATAGTTGCGACACGTTGGAAGAGGCAATTAATAGGGCAAAACAAGTACGGCACATTCATGCGCAGGCTGGATTCAATATGAGAAACTGGGTGAGCAACAACAATGCTGTCCTCGAAGGTCTGGAAGAATCAACGAGCGATCGTGATCTGTTTATAAACTTCGGTCAAGAGGGTAAGCACCCACGCGTGCTTGGAATAATATGGGACCCCGTATCAGACTCATTCAAATTTTCTGCAAACTGGCATGAAGAGCTGAAACCATACATTGATGGCACCAAGAAGCCTACTAAGCGCATAGTTCTGCGAATCATCATGAGTCTGTTTGACCCATTGGGACTTGTGGCGCCAGTGCTCATCCATGGCAGAATGATGATGCAAGATCTCTGGCGTGATAACCTAAAATGGGATGATGAACTAAATGAAACACAGTATAACAAGTTTAAACGATGGACGGCACTACTTCCCAGTATCCATTCCCTAAGAATCCCGCGATGCTACTTTGGAGTGAACGCGTCAAACACACATGCTCCCCTACAATTGCACATTTTTACCGACGCTAGTGAGTTGGGGTACGGCTGTGCGGCCTACTTTAGAAAAGAGACTCCTAGCGGTATACGTTGTGCGCTGGTTATGGCACGAAGTAAAGTAGCCCCCTTACAACACCTGACGATCCCCAAGCTAGAATTACAGGCAGCGCTACTGGGCGCAAGACTAAAACGCATGGTATGCGACAGCCACGACCTGGAAATTAAAGCCACGTACTTCCACACAGATTCTGAAGTAGTGCTTTCGTGGATCAGAACACCTACCCATGAGCTAAAGCAGTTTGTAGCATGTCGAGTAGGCGAAATATTGTCACTATCAGACTCAAAGGAATGGAGACACGTCCCTACTAAAGAAAACCCTGCCGATTGTTTAACAAAGTGGGGGAAGGATACTATGATCGATCCACAAGGCAGATGGCTGAACGGGCCTGCGTTTCTGTATCTGAATGAGAACAACTGGCCTGCGCAAAAACCGATTGAAGCTACAAACCAGGAACGGAAAACATGCTACATCTCAGTGCATTCAAGCCCAGCGTCACCCCATAGAGAGCTAGTAGTAGATGCATTCAGAATTTCCAGTTGGAAAGTTTTAGTGCGAACTGTCGCAAATCTTTGGCGTTTCGTTTCCAATTGTCGGCGTAAAGCAAAAGGTCTGCCAATACAATCCCTCAAAGCCACCAAAAGGCAAATCGGcagtatcaaacaaaaaatagcagCAGAACATACACCCCTAACCAGCGAAGAATACCAGAAAGCCGAACGATTTCTGCTGCAAAACGCACAGATGGATGCTTTTGAGAAAGAAGTTCAGGTGTTAGCTAAGTCCAACTCGACTCACGCCCCACGCACCACTCAGAATGAAACCGCACCTCAAGTACCACGCAATAGTACGCTTTATGGCTTAACCCCCTTTTTAGATGAGTTTGGGATCCTGCGAATCGATGGGCGCACAGCCAAAGCTCATCACATTCCCTTCGATACAAGATACCCCATCATTCTACCGAAAACACACTACGTTACAACACTTATTTTGAGGGAGTATCATCAACGCTTTGGTCACGCTAACAACGAGACTGTGGTAAACGAAGTACGGCAACGTTTCTACCTAAAACACCTGCGATCCAGCGTGGCCAGAATCGCCAAAAACTGTCAACGATGCAAAATCAAGAAGACGCAACCATTACAGCCACGAATGGCACCGTTGCCAGAAGCAAGGCTTACTCCATATGTACGTCCGTTTTGTAAAGTGGGAGTAGATTATTTAGGGCCGATCGAGGTGGTTAATTCGAGGCGCAAAGAAAAGCGTTACATTGCAGTATTCACCTGTTTAGTGACGAGAGCGGTGCATTTAGAAGTAGCGCACAGCCTTTCTACTGAAGCCTGCATTATGGCGATAAGACGTTTCGTTAGCAGACGCGGAGCTCCCAGCGAGATATTTTCCGACAACGGGACCAATTTCGTTGGAGCCAATAATGAACTCACGAAACAACTGGCGGACATCAACTACTCTTGTGCCGAAACATTCACCGGTGTTCAGACGAGATGGATATTTAATCCCCCTTCGGCACTCCATATGGGAGGCGCATGGGAACGGATGGTGCGAAGTGTTAAGGAAGCTATGCTAGCACTGGATGACGGTAGGAAACTGAACGACGAGATACTCCTAACCGCATTAGCCGATTCAGAAAGTCTGATCAACTCCCGACCGCTTACCTATATGCCGCAAAGCTCGTCAAATGCAGAAGCGCTTACACCCAACCACTTTCTGTTAGGGAGTTCGTGCGGAACCAAGGAGCAGCTGCGTCCCAACGTAGATTTAGCAGAAACACTAAGAAGCAGCTACAAACGATCTACAGCTTTAGCCGATGCGATGTGGGACCGTTGGTTGAAGGAGTATTTGCCAGCCCTGAACACTAGGTCCAAATGGCACGAAGATACGCGTCGGTTGAATGTTGGCGATCTTGTATTCATCGCTGAGGGTCCGCGGAAGAATTGGTTGAGGGCGAAGGTTGAGGAGACGATAGCCGGTAAAGACGGCAGAATAAGGCAGGTGGTAGTGCGGACGGCAAACGGCAAGTCACTAAAAAGACCAGTAGTTAAAATCGCTGTTCTTGATGTTGAGTGCGATTGCGATACAGTATAG
- the LOC121600195 gene encoding uncharacterized protein LOC121600195, giving the protein MDTSKRLKKSGVASKRAKAIWERFEKEWEEENLPGTSSGVDQQASSYGNVQPDAVEVADMPMESEAADYVSDDDEDADCSVLEDDWSEGVLEDEVNEDEYFDADEAPEGNAYASRLRIWALTHKITHSALSDLLVLTRETTNISLPRCAKTLLKTPKQVERHFTAVGEGQLWYQGIQSTLQQYYRSVPPVIRLIEANIAVDGLPMHNSGPTQLWPILMHIVNLPALPIMVLGVFCGATKPSCLEGFLRPLVDDINRVLVQGIDVNGIIIDFRLKAIVADTPARAFIKGVTYPPGLEACIKCKIVGSHDGTKTIYEGTAEVRTDKEFRNGDYVKHQKYYTPLLDIDEVDIVTQTTIADDLHLFALGIEKKLLKGFTTGALHPFPKWSKQEQLEISNILVRIEYPSEIHRKPRALKYLGFWKGSELSAFLHHVSIPLLKNRISDEAYEHHKLFFIAVNLFSSRLFEQYWIFAGQLLEQFVLEYSTVYSRTHLTINVHNLLHVAADVENFGPLPFLSTYRIEDKLGFMKNLARTGHRTLNQIVCRLIELTQLEAADARKKDDRVYPSLKVKKDEVILLVKPKFMLRKGNRNGWFLTQEDQIVRYCTAEKSSDSYFIEGRLLKEKQPTFSQPCSSAIIYNFTARVEDLSQEIVRIELKEIKCKLVAVSLDQGNTFYFSPLLHTFES; this is encoded by the exons ATGGATACGTCCAAACGTTTGAAGAAAAGTGGAGTGGCGAGCAAGCGTGCCAAAGCAATTTGGGAGCGCTTTGAAAAGGAATGGGAAGAGGAAAATCTTCCGGGAACAAGCAGCGGTGTCGATCAACAAG CTTCATCATACGGGAATGTGCAGCCGGATGCCGTTGAAGTTGCCGATATGCCCATGGAATCAGAAGCAGCGGATTACGTTTCTGATGACGATGAAGACGCTGATTGCTCGGTGTTGGAAGACGATTGGAGTGAAGGCGTATTGGAGGACGAAGTCAATGAGGATGAGTATTTTGATGCTGATGAAGCCCCCGAAGGCAATGCTTATGCTAGCAGGCTTAGGATATGGGCTTTAACTCATAAAATAACGCATTCTGCATTGAGTGATTTGCTGGTGTTGACTCGTGAAACTACAAATATTTCTCTTCCTAGGTGTGCAAAGACGCTACTGAAGACTCCGAAACAGGTGGAGAGACATTTTACGGCCGTTGGAGAAGGGCAGCTTTGGTACCAAGGAATACAAAGCACTCTCCAACAATATTATCG ATCTGTACCACCAGTGATCAGATTGATAGAAGCTAATATCGCGGTAGATGGACTTCCGATGCATAATAGTGGACCAACGCAGCTATGGCCTATATTAATGCACATAGTTAATCTACCAGCACTGCCAATCATGGTGCTGGGTGTATTTTGTGGTGCGACAAAACCGAGCTGTTTGGAAGGGTTTCTCCGGCCTTTAGTGGATGATATCAACCGCGTACTGGTGCAAGGCATTGATGTTAACGGAATTATCATCGACTTTCGCCTGAAAGCTATTGTAGCAGATACACCAGCTCGTGCGTTCATCAAAG gAGTAACGTATCCTCCTGGGCTGGAAGCATGTATTAAGTGCAAAATAGTTGGCAGCCATGACGGAACCAAAACAATATATGAAGGAACAGCTGAAGTTCGGACCGACAAAGAATTTAGAAACGGAGACTACGTGAAACACCAAAAATATTACACGCCATTATTAGATATAGATGAAGTAGACATCGTAACACAAACAACGATAGCCGATGACCTTCACTTGTTCGCACtaggaatagaaaaaaaattacttaAAGGTTTTACAACTGGTGCTTTACACCCTTTTCCGAAGTGGTCAAAACAGGAGCAGTtagaaatttcaaatattttagtCAGGATCGAATACCCGTCAGAGATACATCGTAAGCCTAGGGCATTAAAATATTTAGGGTTTTGGAAGGGGTCCGAATTGTCAGCATTTTTACATCACGTTAGCATACCTTTGTTAAAAAACAGAATATCAGATGAAGCCTATGAGCACCATAAGCTTTTTTTCATTGCGGTAAATTTATTCTCTTCAAGATTATTTGAACAATATTGGATATTTGCTGGTCAGTTGCTCGAACAATTTGTATTAGAATATAGCACAGTTTATAGTCGAACACATTTAACAATTAACGTTCATAATTTACTACATGTAGCAGCAGATGTTGAAAATTTCGGGCCTCTTCCATTTTTATCAACTTATCGTATTGAGGACAAGTTAGGGTTTATGAAAAACTTAGCTAGAACAGGACATAGAACTTTAAACCAGATAGTGTGTAGATTAATAGAACTAACGCAATTAGAGGCAGCAGATGCAAGGAAAAAGGATGATAGAGTGTATCCATCACTAAAGGTAAAAAAAGATGAGGTAATTTTGTTAGTCAAACCAAAATTTATGTTAAGAAAGGGCAATAGAAATGGATGGTTTTTAACACAGGAGGATCAGATAGTAAGGTATTGTACTGCAGAAAAGTCATCAGATTCATATTTTATAGAAGGACGACTCTTAAAGGAGAAACAACCCACTTTTAGCCAACCATGTAGCTCGGCGATAATTTATAACTTTACAGCTAGGGTAGAAGATTTATCACAGGAAATAGTCAGGatagaattaaaagaaattaaatgcaaGCTAGTGGCAGTTAGTTTAGATCAgggtaatacattttatttcagtCCTCTTTTACATACATTTGAAAGTTAG
- the LOC121598795 gene encoding histone deacetylase complex subunit CTI6-like — translation MPKAAKGHDCIACDRKNSASNMVQCDKCNGWSHFDCANVSWSVKNEKWSCEKCKAAEKVDEYHAEGESKMVPGSKPQASCDLVHQEETKAAHGDGDQEPTRKPIHTEQQEATGRESEQRAPERGSRHAVSEMSRSSSKCTLMKLLTEQNETVKRLLAEKEKMMADHLKLQMDLQRRMDELEKRSNRSDGKSASEISSVVRGEMKTANWVQKQNAYLPHAASSWEPQATMQEHLTPSTSNQERYSDMQPTASNKTGIPVLQASPQVLETNHKVQREFPMGQVNV, via the exons ATGCCGAAAGCCGCGAAAGGACACGATTGCATTGCATGCGATCGCAAGAATAGTGCGTCGAATATGGTGCAGTGCGATAAGTGCAACGGATGGAGCCATTTCGACTGTGCAAATGTTTCGTGGAGcgtaaaaaacgaaaagtggTCATGTGAAAAGTGCAAAGCCGCGGAAAAGGTCGACGAGTATCATGCTGAAGGTGAAAGTAAAATGGTGCCCGGCAGTAAGCCTCAAGCTAGCTGCGATTTGGTTCATCAAGAAGAAACCAAAGCAGCCCATGGCGATGGCGATCAGGAGCCGACAAGGAAGCCAATCCACACCGAGCAGCAGGAAGCGACCGGGCGAGAATCCGAGCAACGAGCACCAGAACGTGGATCGCGCCACGCAGTTAGTGAAATGTCGAGAAGTTCATCCAAATGCACGTTGATGAAGCTTCTGACCGAGCAAAATGAAACGGTGAAGCGTCTCCTcgcggaaaaggaaaagatgaTGGCCGACCATTTGAAGCTGCAGATGGACTTGCAGCGTAGAATGGACGAACTCGAGAAACGGTCCAATCGGAGCGATGGAAAAAGTGCCTCTGAAATCTCATCGGTCGTTAGAGGTGAGATGAAGACCGCGAATTGGGTGCAAAAGCAAAATGCGTACTTACCACATGCCGCTAGCAGCTGGGAGCCCCAAGCAACTATGCAGGAACACCTTACACCTTCGACGAGTAACCAAGAAAGGTACAGTGATATG CAACCAACAGCATCGAACAAGACAGGAATACCAGTCCTTCAAGCTTCACCTCAAGTGCTAGAAACCAACCACAAGGTCCAGAGAGAGTTTCCTATGGGACAGGTGAATGTCTAG
- the LOC121600196 gene encoding uncharacterized protein LOC121600196 — translation MSEAPVNNSNNNNNDSNNNIVKHQHKNHLIQIGPAERQQSRVPVSVSPGDTLNSPPLLVRTTSLSFPSSSGVHNISFPSLPPKITTHNPIPVPPRTSSLFRPTSIVQNVSFRHSVSLPLSPTVPPRTTSLSLPCSPVQPPVPIRPDPIVFDQSSSLLDSSVASHVPVVPPRTSSLPISNTNHPILKKNSPGDTQLDRLEKKIDILSKVCCHTSQEVSLVLKNTSGMKNSESLQGHFKRLETLEMLEEMEEKLKTNSIFMAETIYLLVNILKGISDVNERLSSTLDLLFDREFFSLFTWSGKSIPEPKLPLEKYIHVIALFKFVGGSNMVSVSDGTVKDFLVKKLNHGKARSDVKGLRHTVKRKKEA, via the coding sequence ATGTCTGAAGCTCCggtcaacaacagcaacaacaacaacaacgatagcaacaacaacatcgtaaaACATCAGCATAAAAACCATCTCATACAAATTGGTCCAGCAGAAAGACAGCAATCGCGCGTTCCGGTTAGTGTATCTCCAGGTGACACATTAAATTCACCTCCCCTGCTTGTTCGCACCACGTCCTTATCCTTTCCAAGTTCTTCAGGAGTTCACAACATTTCATTCCCTTCTCTGCCCCCCAAAATCACAACTCACAATCCAATCCCAGTCCCTCCACGTACCTCTTCGTTGTTCCGTCCAACTTCGATTGTGCAAAACGTTTCGTTCCGGCATTCTGTTTCCCTCCCTCTCAGTCCTACCGTGCCACCACGCACGACTTCTCTGTCCCTTCCATGTTCTCCTGTACAACCACCTGTGCCAATCCGTCCTGATCCAATAGTTTTCGATCAATCAAGTTCCTTGCTCGATTCTTCCGTTGCTTCGCATGTTCCCGTCGTACCTCCTCGAACCAGTTCCTTACCCATTTCCAACACCAATCATCCGAtccttaaaaaaaattcaccTGGAGATACACAGTTAGATCGTttagaaaagaaaatagatATTTTATCAAAAGTATGTTGCCACACTTCACAAGAGGTCAGCCtagttttaaaaaatacaagCGGCATGAAAAATTCTGAGAGCTTACAGGGACACTTTAAAAGATTAGAAACCCTAGAAATGCTTGAGGAAATGGAGGAAAAACTGAAAACGAACAGCATTTTCATGGCAGAAACAATATACCTGCTTGTAAATATATTGAAAGGTATCAGTGATGTTAATGAAAGATTATCCAGCACGTTAGATCTACTCTTTGATAGAGAATTCTTTTCGTTGTTTACGTGGTCAGGAAAAAGCATACCAGAACCGAAACTACCTTTGGAAAAATATATACATGTAATAGCTCTTTTCAAATTTGTAGGCGGTAGTAACATGGTATCAGTTTCAGATGGAACTGTGAAAGATTTTCTAGTAAAGAAACTTAACCATGGAAAGGCACGAAGTGATGTGAAAGGGTTACGACATACGGTAAAACGTAAAAAAGAAGCTTAG